The genomic interval CTGAAAGTGCCGGTCCCGCTCAGGCATTTTGCCGCGGCAGCGCAACTGCTGCCCCGAGAAACGCCCTTGTCTTCATTGATATCGGGAAGGTTTCACCGCCAATATTACGCTGCATTTTGGTATATGCTGGTTAATCCGGCGTTAAATCATCTTGTTCGTCCCGTCAGCAGCTGTACCGGTCACTCATTCTCCGGGCTACAGAATTGCCGGTAACCGGATTTCCACAGACAAGGTCTGCGAAAAAGCTGTAAAAATCAACTATAGCGAGAGCCATCACAAAAAAATGAACGTTTAAGCTTATCGCGCTTGACGGCCCTGCGGCGGCGCATAATGATGATGCGTTGCGCGCGTGAACGACGTTCGCAATCAAGAATCTCAGATCCAAAATTGCGGGGTTCAAAGTGGAAACTGCGGTTGATTCGAAACTTATCGAGGCGATTACCTACGACGAAGACAGCCGGCATCTACGGGTCTATCTGACCAACGGTCAGAGACGAGAATATGAAGGCGTTCCCAAGGGGGTCGTCGTCGGTCTGACGATGGCGGAATCGCCGGGTAATTTTTACATGAAGGCAATCAGGGGCAAATATCCTCCTCGCCCTTAGAGCGCCTGCGTCCTGTCGAGGACGCCGACAGGACCACCTGCTGAGCAAGGATGTGGGACCGGCGTTTGCCGGCCCCACAATCACCTCGCACGAATTGAGGCACTTCATCAATAGCCACTGAAGAATTCACGCACCGCATTGATTTCGAGCGGAGCAATCTCATGGCCGCCGGGATGCCAGACCGTGCTGACGTCGGCCCCGCGCTCTTTCAGGTGTTGCGACAGTGCTTCGGTCACGGGGACGGGAGCGATGGGATCCCGCTGCCCCGCCGTCACCAGCACTTTTCTTCCCGCAAGCGTCGACCGGGCTTCCGGTCTAAACGGGATGAGCGGATGC from Rhizobium lentis carries:
- a CDS encoding KTSC domain-containing protein, giving the protein METAVDSKLIEAITYDEDSRHLRVYLTNGQRREYEGVPKGVVVGLTMAESPGNFYMKAIRGKYPPRP